Proteins encoded by one window of Martelella endophytica:
- a CDS encoding segregation and condensation protein A: protein MQQTFFPETETPLVELRATGEAVLVIDVGGFEGPLDLLLHLARTQKVDLARISVLALAEQYLAFIEQARQIRLELAADYLVMAAWLAYLKSRLLIPKRSNDEEPSGEDMAATLAFRLKRLEAMRDAAASLVNRNRLGRDVFQRGAPEHIPDETGSAYSATLYELLDAYANMRQRQAVSEVTIARRLVWSLTDARELLQSMIGEIGEWTALDRYLLRYLSRPEEMRTAIASTFAASLELVREGSLDLKQDQPFAPILMRRGSRKPVETRPPAGEAAE from the coding sequence ATGCAGCAGACCTTCTTTCCCGAGACAGAGACACCTCTGGTCGAGCTTCGCGCGACCGGTGAGGCGGTGCTCGTCATCGATGTCGGCGGCTTCGAAGGGCCGCTCGACCTGCTGCTGCATCTCGCCCGCACCCAGAAGGTCGACCTTGCCCGGATTTCGGTGCTCGCGCTTGCCGAACAGTATCTCGCCTTCATCGAACAGGCCCGGCAGATTCGGCTGGAGCTCGCCGCAGACTATCTCGTCATGGCGGCCTGGCTCGCCTATCTGAAGTCGCGCCTGCTGATCCCGAAACGCAGCAACGACGAGGAGCCTTCGGGCGAGGATATGGCGGCGACGCTTGCTTTCCGGCTCAAGCGGCTGGAAGCGATGCGCGATGCCGCCGCGAGCCTCGTCAATCGCAACCGTCTCGGTCGCGATGTCTTCCAGCGCGGCGCGCCGGAGCACATACCGGACGAGACCGGCTCGGCCTATTCCGCGACGCTCTACGAGCTTCTCGATGCCTATGCCAATATGCGCCAGCGTCAGGCCGTCAGCGAGGTTACCATCGCACGGCGCCTTGTCTGGTCGCTGACCGATGCCCGCGAACTGCTGCAAAGCATGATCGGCGAGATCGGCGAATGGACGGCGCTCGATCGCTACCTGCTGCGCTATCTCTCCCGCCCGGAGGAAATGCGCACGGCGATCGCCAGCACCTTTGCCGCCTCGCTGGAGCTTGTCCGCGAGGGATCGCTCGACCTGAAGCAGGACCAGCCGTTTGCGCCGATCCTGATGCGACGCGGCAGCCGCAAGCCGGTCGAAACACGTCCTCCCGCAGGGGAGGCGGCGGAATGA
- the nagZ gene encoding beta-N-acetylhexosaminidase, producing MTDTRKAMILGLSGPVLTPAEKAFFGAAQPWGFILFGRNVESLEQVRALVEDARSAVGWQAPVLIDQEGGTVRRLRPPLVRDYPAADVIGALFAERPEVAREAAWATGRLMAADLFALGIDIDCAPVLDMPPEAGSGFIARRAYGSTPQQVTTMAQAVADGLVAGGVQPVVKHIPGHGRGFADSHKDLPVVDAPLEVLRQTDFRPFSELQGIRMAMTCHCVFSAVDPYFPASASRKVMEEIIRGEIGFDGLVMSDDISMNALSGDIADRAKAVLGSGLDIVLHCNGVMAEMEMVAGVAPALSGASLARANDVIEARPAPDDADLAALGRKLDDILAMA from the coding sequence ATGACAGACACACGCAAAGCCATGATTCTCGGCCTCAGCGGCCCCGTGCTAACGCCGGCCGAGAAAGCCTTCTTCGGCGCCGCCCAACCCTGGGGCTTCATTCTTTTCGGCCGCAATGTCGAAAGCCTCGAACAGGTGCGGGCGCTGGTCGAGGACGCGCGCTCGGCGGTGGGCTGGCAGGCACCGGTGCTGATCGATCAGGAGGGCGGCACGGTGCGCCGGCTGAGGCCGCCGCTGGTGCGCGACTATCCAGCCGCCGATGTCATCGGAGCTCTCTTTGCCGAAAGGCCCGAGGTTGCCCGGGAGGCCGCCTGGGCGACCGGCCGTCTGATGGCCGCCGATCTCTTCGCGCTCGGCATCGATATCGACTGTGCACCGGTCCTCGACATGCCGCCGGAGGCGGGCTCGGGCTTTATCGCGCGGCGCGCCTATGGCAGCACGCCGCAGCAGGTAACGACGATGGCCCAGGCCGTGGCCGATGGCCTTGTGGCGGGCGGTGTGCAGCCGGTCGTCAAGCATATTCCGGGGCATGGACGCGGCTTCGCCGATTCCCACAAGGATCTTCCGGTGGTCGATGCGCCGCTCGAAGTGCTCCGGCAGACCGATTTCCGACCGTTTTCCGAATTGCAGGGCATCCGCATGGCGATGACCTGCCATTGCGTCTTCTCCGCGGTCGATCCGTATTTCCCGGCCTCTGCGTCGCGCAAGGTCATGGAGGAAATCATCCGCGGCGAAATCGGCTTTGACGGGCTGGTAATGTCCGATGATATCTCGATGAATGCGCTGTCCGGCGATATCGCCGATAGGGCGAAGGCGGTGCTCGGCTCAGGCCTCGACATCGTTCTGCATTGCAACGGCGTTATGGCTGAGATGGAAATGGTTGCGGGCGTTGCGCCGGCGCTTTCAGGCGCTTCGCTCGCGCGGGCGAACGACGTCATCGAGGCCCGGCCGGCTCCGGATGATGCGGACCTTGCCGCACTCGGCCGAAAGCTCGACGACATTCTGGCGATGGCATAG
- a CDS encoding SPOR domain-containing protein, translated as MADNRKPGPAFGKPGDIDHDDPFAELARLIAPEGGSRPRDDRRSPVEPEVSDDLTDELLRGFELPEVGPEPTPEPEPARPYYEFVSFEPVTYPPQEPEDAYFPADEEPAVPDVPEALADELERSFAALDFDEPEETTARGTAERAPQPEPAVVPDYRFYREDQAFLSEDEPAPVEDDPFEGGFVFEPVDEEPEPVASDEPVPPQETAQHAVEDDLALDLEELELELSDIELPPEDNVGPLETVASDEEPQDDVFDPAALISTEEPPKPVDELDLPRMAEDEPPVAAGPEPYEFDLDEELADVMAGHAVDPLHQSAAPEEPPLEEQGVAFAAAGSAGYGNNIETVLDDDFQYDLQQSEAQPVYTVEDQEYDDERRPGAATVTFMGYGRVLLASLIGLVVVVLLVFAGMRYFREEGLDEPLVITADNSSVKEAPEDPGGEVVPNQDNAVFNNVTSTLGGEPRQDTLIASDEQPTDVDAVAPNPIADSAANGNAPADASTDTGGVEPRRVRTIIVRPDGTLVERSADGTSTPAGDTTSTGGARGIETVTALPDGNGRLVVPGSSDNTGAASTTVEPPAIDDDGAQEPSLVAPATDAETPVPGDAAETDVATAEEQAAPVGDLGIPNPPVPTRRPPRPAGSAAATASAPTQTASAAPAAAAPAATAPTSTAQPSLAYAMQIASLPSEQEARQAYQRLAAQHPSLLGRRPAEFVPATIAGKGTYYRVRIGANSLSEAISLCEAYKAEGGSCFVPR; from the coding sequence ATGGCAGACAACAGGAAACCGGGTCCCGCTTTCGGAAAGCCCGGAGACATCGATCACGACGATCCCTTTGCGGAGCTCGCAAGGCTGATCGCGCCCGAGGGCGGCTCGCGCCCGCGCGATGATCGGCGGTCGCCTGTCGAGCCGGAGGTTTCCGACGACCTGACCGACGAGCTTCTGCGCGGCTTCGAGCTTCCGGAGGTCGGCCCCGAGCCGACGCCGGAACCGGAACCAGCAAGGCCCTATTACGAGTTCGTCTCCTTCGAGCCGGTCACTTATCCGCCGCAGGAGCCCGAAGACGCGTATTTCCCTGCAGACGAGGAGCCAGCCGTTCCGGATGTGCCCGAGGCGCTTGCCGATGAGCTGGAGCGCTCCTTCGCCGCACTCGATTTCGACGAGCCGGAGGAAACGACGGCGCGAGGCACCGCGGAGCGCGCGCCCCAGCCTGAGCCCGCCGTCGTGCCGGATTATCGGTTTTACCGCGAAGACCAGGCCTTCTTGTCGGAAGACGAGCCGGCGCCCGTCGAGGATGATCCCTTCGAGGGCGGGTTCGTGTTCGAGCCTGTCGACGAGGAGCCCGAGCCAGTGGCTTCCGATGAGCCCGTGCCGCCGCAGGAGACGGCGCAGCATGCCGTGGAAGACGATCTGGCGCTCGATCTGGAGGAACTCGAGCTTGAGCTTTCCGATATCGAGCTGCCGCCCGAGGACAATGTCGGTCCGCTGGAAACCGTGGCCTCTGACGAGGAGCCGCAGGACGATGTCTTCGACCCCGCGGCACTGATTTCCACCGAGGAACCGCCGAAGCCGGTGGATGAGCTCGACCTGCCGCGCATGGCGGAGGATGAGCCGCCGGTTGCCGCTGGTCCTGAACCCTATGAATTCGATCTCGACGAAGAGCTGGCCGATGTGATGGCGGGCCATGCCGTCGATCCGCTTCACCAAAGCGCTGCGCCCGAAGAGCCGCCGCTCGAAGAGCAGGGCGTCGCCTTCGCTGCCGCTGGCTCGGCCGGCTATGGCAACAATATCGAGACGGTGCTCGATGATGATTTCCAGTATGACCTGCAGCAGAGCGAGGCTCAGCCGGTCTACACCGTAGAGGACCAGGAATATGACGACGAGCGCCGTCCGGGCGCTGCGACCGTCACCTTCATGGGCTACGGGCGGGTGTTGCTTGCCAGCCTGATCGGCCTTGTCGTGGTCGTCCTGCTGGTGTTTGCCGGCATGCGCTATTTCCGCGAGGAGGGGCTCGACGAGCCGCTGGTGATCACCGCCGATAATTCGAGCGTCAAGGAAGCGCCGGAAGATCCCGGCGGCGAGGTGGTGCCCAATCAGGACAACGCCGTCTTCAACAACGTGACGAGCACGCTTGGCGGTGAGCCGCGCCAGGACACGCTGATCGCTTCCGACGAGCAGCCGACCGACGTCGACGCCGTTGCACCCAATCCGATTGCCGATAGTGCGGCAAACGGCAATGCGCCCGCCGACGCCAGCACCGACACCGGCGGCGTCGAGCCGCGGCGTGTCAGGACCATCATCGTCCGTCCCGATGGAACGCTTGTCGAGCGCAGCGCCGACGGCACCTCCACGCCGGCCGGAGACACCACCTCCACCGGTGGCGCGCGCGGCATCGAGACTGTCACGGCTCTACCGGACGGTAACGGACGCCTGGTCGTACCCGGCAGCAGCGACAATACCGGAGCCGCCTCGACCACGGTCGAGCCGCCTGCCATCGATGATGACGGCGCGCAAGAGCCTTCGCTGGTCGCGCCAGCCACGGATGCGGAAACGCCAGTACCTGGCGATGCGGCCGAAACCGATGTGGCAACAGCCGAAGAGCAGGCCGCTCCTGTCGGTGATCTGGGCATACCCAACCCGCCGGTCCCGACACGGCGTCCGCCCCGCCCCGCGGGAAGTGCCGCCGCAACGGCATCCGCCCCGACGCAAACGGCAAGTGCCGCGCCGGCGGCTGCAGCACCGGCGGCCACCGCGCCGACCTCGACCGCCCAGCCTTCGCTTGCCTATGCTATGCAGATTGCCTCTCTGCCCTCCGAGCAGGAGGCACGGCAGGCCTATCAGCGGCTCGCCGCGCAGCATCCCTCGCTGCTCGGGCGGCGCCCGGCGGAATTCGTGCCGGCGACGATCGCGGGCAAGGGCACCTATTACCGGGTGCGCATCGGCGCCAACAGCCTTTCGGAGGCCATCTCGCTTTGCGAAGCCTACAAGGCAGAGGGCGGAAGCTGCTTCGTGCCGCGCTGA
- the argS gene encoding arginine--tRNA ligase, giving the protein MNLFTDFEQRLNERLLTVPAIAEKRDTLDFKRIVVEPPRDPSHGDIAINAALVLSKPLGMKPRDLAGEIVAALESDPDFEELSIAGAGFINIRLSAACWQRVLVAAITEGEDFGRSTAGEGLSINVEYVSANPTGPMHVGHCRGAVVGDTLANVLAYAGFDVTKEYYINDAGAQIDVLARSCFLRYREALGETIGEIPEGLYPGDYLVPVGEALKAEFGPSLHNLPEDEWMPIVKDRAIDAMMVMIREDLAALNVKHDVFFSERTLHADDASRIRAAINDLTFKGHVYKGTLPPPKGQLPEDWEDREQTLFRSTEVGDDIDRPLIKSDGSYTYFAADVAYFKDKFDRGFDEMVYILGADHGGYVKRLEALAKAVSGDSAKLTVLLCQLVKLLRNGQELKMSKRSGNFVTLREVVDEVGRDAVRFMMLYRKSSEPLDFDFAKVTEQSKDNPVFYVQYAHARCMSVMRQAAETFPGLEVDSNTLADAVSGRIVEPEELRMIAKLAEYPRVINQAALTREPHRLAFYLNDLASHFHSHWNRGKEKQELRFINDEDRQSTLAKLGLVHATAAVLRSGLTLMGTEAPLEMR; this is encoded by the coding sequence ATGAACCTTTTTACCGACTTTGAACAAAGATTGAACGAGCGGCTGCTGACGGTCCCGGCGATTGCCGAGAAGCGCGATACCCTCGATTTCAAGCGTATCGTCGTCGAGCCCCCGCGCGATCCGAGCCATGGTGACATCGCGATCAACGCGGCGCTGGTGCTGTCGAAGCCGCTCGGCATGAAGCCGCGCGACCTGGCGGGCGAGATTGTCGCCGCGCTCGAATCCGATCCGGACTTCGAGGAGCTGTCGATTGCCGGCGCCGGCTTCATCAATATCCGCCTGTCGGCGGCCTGCTGGCAGCGTGTCCTGGTTGCGGCGATCACCGAGGGCGAGGACTTCGGACGCAGCACGGCGGGCGAGGGGCTGTCTATCAACGTCGAATACGTCTCGGCCAATCCGACCGGCCCGATGCATGTCGGCCATTGCCGTGGCGCCGTCGTCGGCGACACGCTGGCGAACGTGCTTGCCTATGCCGGCTTCGACGTCACCAAGGAATATTACATCAACGATGCAGGCGCCCAGATCGACGTTCTGGCGCGCTCCTGCTTCCTGCGCTACCGCGAGGCGCTTGGCGAGACAATTGGCGAAATCCCGGAAGGGCTCTATCCCGGCGACTATCTCGTCCCGGTCGGCGAGGCGCTGAAGGCCGAATTCGGTCCGTCGCTGCACAATCTTCCGGAAGACGAGTGGATGCCGATCGTCAAGGACCGGGCCATCGACGCGATGATGGTGATGATCCGCGAGGATCTCGCCGCCCTCAATGTCAAGCATGACGTGTTCTTCTCCGAGCGGACGCTGCATGCCGACGACGCGAGCCGGATCCGCGCCGCGATCAACGACCTGACTTTCAAGGGCCATGTCTACAAGGGCACGCTGCCGCCACCGAAGGGTCAGCTTCCCGAGGACTGGGAAGATCGCGAGCAGACCCTGTTCCGCTCGACCGAGGTTGGCGACGACATCGACCGGCCGCTGATCAAGTCGGACGGAAGCTACACCTACTTTGCCGCCGACGTTGCCTATTTCAAGGACAAGTTCGACCGCGGTTTCGACGAGATGGTCTACATCCTCGGCGCCGACCATGGCGGCTATGTTAAGCGCCTGGAAGCGCTGGCGAAGGCCGTTTCCGGCGACAGCGCCAAGCTCACCGTGCTGCTCTGCCAGCTGGTGAAACTGCTGCGCAACGGCCAGGAATTGAAGATGTCGAAGCGCTCCGGCAATTTCGTGACGCTGCGCGAAGTGGTCGATGAGGTCGGCCGCGACGCGGTTCGCTTCATGATGCTCTATCGCAAGAGCAGTGAGCCGCTCGATTTCGACTTCGCCAAGGTCACCGAACAGTCGAAGGACAACCCGGTCTTTTATGTACAGTATGCCCATGCGCGCTGCATGTCCGTGATGCGTCAGGCGGCGGAGACTTTCCCGGGGCTTGAGGTCGACAGTAACACGCTTGCCGATGCTGTTTCCGGCCGGATCGTTGAGCCTGAAGAACTGCGCATGATCGCAAAGCTTGCCGAATATCCGCGTGTCATCAATCAAGCGGCACTTACGCGCGAGCCACATAGACTTGCATTCTACCTGAATGACCTCGCCTCGCACTTTCATTCGCACTGGAACCGGGGTAAGGAAAAACAGGAATTACGATTTATTAACGATGAAGATCGACAATCGACGCTAGCAAAGTTGGGGCTGGTCCATGCGACGGCGGCGGTTCTGCGGTCCGGTCTCACGCTCATGGGAACCGAAGCGCCGCTCGAAATGCGCTAA
- a CDS encoding deoxyguanosinetriphosphate triphosphohydrolase, which yields MTIDKNALGFGDVARAAYACDPWESRGRLYPEGDSLTRSTFQRDRDRIIHTTAFRRLKHKTQVFIAQDGDHYRTRLTHTIEVAQVARSLARALRLDEDLAEGVALVHDFGHTPFGHTGEDALHEKMAAFGGFDHNAQSLRIVTKLERRYAEFDGINLTWEALEGLVKHNGPLADATGAGLDGPIPQPILDYSERHDLWLQTHASLEAQVAAIADDIAYNTHDIDDGLRSGYLTFEMLEEVPFLHALMTEVGNRYPGLEASRFTNEIMRRQITAMVEDVIAVSQANLKALKPASADEVRHAGRTFASFSPEMSEIDRQIKKLLFTHIYRHPDIMEIRKGAAQIVTDLFDAYIADPTLVGDQPWTDSIAELTPAQLARNVADYLAGMTDTYAYNTHRRLFDHTPELR from the coding sequence ATGACCATCGACAAGAATGCGCTGGGTTTCGGCGATGTGGCGCGCGCGGCCTATGCCTGCGACCCGTGGGAAAGCCGGGGCCGGCTTTATCCCGAGGGCGACAGCCTGACCCGCTCGACCTTCCAGCGCGACCGCGACCGCATCATCCACACCACCGCCTTTCGTCGGCTGAAGCACAAGACCCAGGTGTTCATCGCCCAGGACGGCGATCATTATCGCACCCGGCTGACCCACACGATCGAGGTGGCGCAGGTGGCGCGGTCGCTCGCCCGGGCGCTGCGCCTCGATGAAGATCTCGCCGAAGGTGTCGCCCTCGTTCATGATTTTGGCCACACGCCCTTCGGCCATACCGGCGAGGATGCGCTGCACGAGAAGATGGCGGCCTTTGGCGGCTTCGATCACAATGCGCAGTCGCTGCGCATCGTCACCAAGCTTGAGCGCCGCTATGCCGAATTCGATGGCATCAACCTCACCTGGGAAGCGCTCGAAGGGCTGGTGAAGCACAATGGTCCGCTGGCCGACGCCACGGGCGCGGGGCTCGATGGACCGATCCCCCAGCCGATTCTCGATTATTCGGAGCGTCATGACCTCTGGCTCCAGACGCATGCGAGCCTTGAGGCGCAGGTGGCCGCGATTGCCGATGACATCGCCTACAACACCCACGATATCGATGACGGGCTGCGTTCGGGCTATCTCACCTTCGAGATGCTGGAGGAGGTGCCGTTCCTGCACGCCCTGATGACGGAGGTCGGCAATCGCTATCCGGGGCTCGAGGCCAGCCGCTTCACCAACGAGATCATGCGCCGTCAGATCACCGCCATGGTCGAGGATGTCATCGCCGTCTCGCAGGCGAACCTTAAGGCGCTGAAGCCGGCAAGCGCGGACGAGGTCCGGCACGCCGGGCGGACCTTTGCGAGCTTCTCGCCGGAAATGTCGGAGATCGACCGGCAGATCAAGAAGCTGCTGTTCACCCATATCTATCGCCATCCCGATATCATGGAAATCCGCAAGGGAGCGGCGCAGATCGTCACCGACCTGTTCGATGCCTATATTGCAGACCCGACGCTTGTCGGTGACCAGCCCTGGACGGACAGCATTGCCGAACTGACGCCGGCGCAGCTTGCCCGCAATGTCGCCGACTATCTGGCCGGCATGACCGATACTTATGCCTACAACACTCACCGCCGGCTGTTTGACCATACCCCCGAATTACGCTAG
- the erpA gene encoding iron-sulfur cluster insertion protein ErpA, with product MDTQTVTLSDSAARRIASIIGSENGKQALRVSVEGGGCSGFSYKFDLVDARDDDDVVIEKGDAVVVIDSISLVYMAGAEIDFVDNLLGQSFQIQNPNAVASCGCGTSFAI from the coding sequence ATGGATACGCAGACAGTAACGCTTTCCGATAGTGCCGCGCGGCGGATCGCCAGCATCATTGGCAGCGAAAATGGCAAGCAGGCCCTGAGGGTTTCCGTCGAGGGCGGTGGCTGCTCGGGCTTTTCCTACAAGTTCGATCTGGTCGATGCCCGCGACGACGATGACGTCGTTATCGAAAAGGGCGATGCCGTCGTTGTCATCGACAGCATTTCGCTGGTCTATATGGCCGGCGCCGAAATCGACTTTGTCGACAACCTCTTGGGCCAGTCGTTCCAGATCCAGAACCCCAATGCCGTGGCAAGCTGTGGCTGCGGCACCAGCTTCGCCATCTAG
- a CDS encoding uracil-xanthine permease family protein, which translates to MTEHHHIIYKLNDVPSPAASFLAAFQHILASIIGIVTPTLIIGGALGLGEHMPYLLAMSMFVSGVATFIQCKRIGPVGSGLLSVQGTSFAFLGVILAAGFAVKGRGGTPEDILAMIFGLCLVGCIVEIVLSQFITRMGRVVTPTVTGIVITVIGLSLVKSGFTDFAGGAAAGENLGAPVNIFLGLLVVAVIILFSFSKHPMVRIAAIMLGLLVGFIVSIFFGMVNFSQLGTQPIFAVPMPLKFGLDFDLGLFIPIAFVYLITAIETTGDLTANSVISGEPVQGDVYMNRIKGGVLADGINSGLAALFCTFPNTTFSQNNGVIQMTGVASRHVGLYIAGILLVLGFFPIIGGAFLLVPKPVLGGATVVLFGSIAVAGIRILASEPIDHRKVYIMAVSFGLGLGVTLVPQSMQQMPDIIQKVFATPITLSGLSAILLSLLIPEGAGKAIEE; encoded by the coding sequence ATGACGGAACACCATCACATCATCTACAAGCTCAACGACGTGCCTTCGCCGGCAGCGTCCTTTCTGGCAGCCTTCCAGCATATTCTGGCCAGCATCATCGGCATCGTGACGCCGACGCTGATCATCGGCGGCGCGCTCGGACTTGGCGAACACATGCCTTATCTGCTGGCCATGTCGATGTTCGTATCGGGCGTGGCAACCTTCATTCAGTGCAAGCGCATCGGGCCGGTCGGCTCCGGTCTGCTCAGCGTGCAGGGCACCAGCTTCGCATTTCTGGGTGTCATCCTGGCCGCGGGTTTCGCGGTGAAGGGCAGGGGCGGCACGCCGGAAGATATCCTGGCCATGATCTTCGGCCTTTGCCTTGTCGGCTGCATCGTCGAGATCGTGCTCAGCCAGTTCATCACCCGCATGGGCCGCGTGGTGACACCGACGGTTACCGGCATCGTCATCACCGTCATCGGGCTGAGCCTGGTGAAATCGGGCTTTACCGATTTTGCCGGCGGCGCGGCCGCTGGTGAAAATCTCGGTGCTCCCGTCAATATCTTCCTCGGCCTCCTCGTGGTTGCGGTCATCATCCTGTTTTCGTTCAGCAAGCACCCGATGGTGCGTATCGCCGCCATCATGCTCGGTCTGCTGGTCGGCTTCATCGTCTCGATCTTCTTCGGCATGGTGAACTTCAGCCAGCTCGGTACCCAGCCCATTTTCGCGGTGCCCATGCCATTGAAATTCGGTCTTGATTTCGACCTCGGCCTGTTCATCCCGATTGCGTTCGTCTACCTCATCACCGCCATCGAAACGACAGGTGATCTCACCGCGAACTCGGTGATCTCCGGTGAACCGGTACAGGGCGATGTCTATATGAACCGCATCAAGGGCGGTGTTCTGGCCGACGGTATCAACTCCGGCCTTGCCGCACTGTTTTGCACCTTCCCGAACACCACCTTCAGCCAGAACAACGGCGTCATCCAGATGACCGGCGTCGCCAGCCGCCATGTCGGCCTCTATATCGCCGGCATCCTTCTGGTGCTGGGCTTCTTCCCGATCATCGGTGGGGCTTTCCTGCTGGTGCCGAAGCCGGTTCTGGGCGGTGCCACGGTTGTGCTGTTCGGCTCGATAGCCGTCGCAGGTATCCGCATCCTGGCATCGGAGCCCATTGACCACCGCAAGGTCTATATCATGGCGGTGTCATTCGGCCTCGGCCTTGGCGTCACGCTGGTGCCGCAGTCCATGCAGCAGATGCCTGACATCATTCAGAAGGTGTTCGCAACGCCGATCACGCTTTCCGGCCTTTCGGCCATCCTTCTCTCCCTGCTGATCCCGGAAGGGGCCGGCAAGGCAATTGAAGAATAG
- the xth gene encoding exodeoxyribonuclease III, with translation MKIATWNINGIKARQENLAQWLETEKPDIVCLQEIKSVDEGFPSATFEALGYHVETHGQKGFNGVALLSRRPPEDVSRGLPGDDEDAQSRYIEGVFSVAGGVIRVASIYLPNGNPVDSDKYPYKLGWMARLREHARTLLALEEPLVLAGDYNVIPRPQDCHDPAVWAGDALFLPQTREAFSALIGLGLTDAVMAGSDDGGQYTFWDYQAGAWQKNNGIRIDHLLLSAEATDRLTATAIGKDVRSWEKPSDHVPVVGTFEFDWV, from the coding sequence ATGAAAATAGCCACCTGGAACATCAACGGCATCAAGGCCAGGCAGGAAAATCTCGCCCAGTGGCTGGAGACTGAAAAACCCGATATCGTCTGTCTGCAGGAGATAAAGTCGGTCGATGAGGGCTTTCCCAGCGCAACATTCGAAGCGCTCGGCTACCATGTCGAAACTCACGGCCAGAAGGGTTTCAACGGCGTCGCGCTGCTTTCGCGGCGCCCGCCCGAAGACGTTTCCCGCGGCCTTCCGGGCGATGACGAGGACGCGCAGTCACGCTACATCGAAGGCGTCTTCAGCGTTGCCGGCGGCGTCATTCGCGTTGCCTCCATCTATCTGCCGAACGGCAACCCGGTCGATAGCGACAAGTATCCCTACAAGCTCGGCTGGATGGCACGACTGAGAGAGCATGCGCGCACATTGCTGGCGCTCGAGGAGCCGCTGGTGCTCGCCGGCGACTATAATGTCATTCCGCGCCCGCAGGACTGCCACGACCCCGCTGTCTGGGCCGGTGACGCGCTGTTCCTGCCGCAGACCAGGGAAGCCTTTTCCGCCCTCATCGGCCTCGGCCTGACGGACGCGGTGATGGCCGGCAGCGATGACGGCGGCCAGTACACGTTCTGGGACTATCAGGCCGGCGCCTGGCAGAAGAACAACGGCATCCGCATCGATCACCTGCTGCTTTCCGCCGAAGCGACCGACCGGTTGACCGCAACGGCAATCGGCAAGGATGTGCGAAGCTGGGAAAAGCCGTCCGACCACGTTCCGGTCGTCGGCACCTTCGAATTCGATTGGGTTTAG
- a CDS encoding tetratricopeptide repeat protein → MLVSAPALRSAMAFDISSDVPKDSGRFDLFRFAFKAYKNGDKEKAVEAYRYAAEKGHTGSRWALANMYDSGDGVPENDYEAFKYYAEIVNQDVEPGSPDTGFYVNALLALARYYYTGIPGSAVNQDLAQARQLYFQAASVFGNPDAQFHLAEMILNGEGGAKNVRLAKKWLNLSRKNGNVGAMAVFGDLIFNEGQAVLGLAYLTMAADHCPPSDCAWIRDLQEKSFSVVDETDRRGAVALAQNMSTPPSP, encoded by the coding sequence ATGCTGGTCAGCGCACCGGCGCTTCGGTCGGCAATGGCTTTCGATATCTCTTCCGACGTGCCGAAGGATTCCGGTCGGTTCGATCTGTTCCGCTTCGCCTTCAAGGCCTACAAGAACGGCGACAAGGAAAAGGCCGTCGAGGCCTATCGCTATGCCGCCGAGAAGGGGCATACCGGCTCGCGCTGGGCGCTGGCCAACATGTATGACTCCGGCGACGGCGTGCCCGAGAATGACTACGAGGCTTTCAAGTATTACGCCGAAATCGTTAACCAGGATGTGGAGCCCGGCTCGCCCGATACTGGGTTTTACGTCAACGCTCTTCTGGCGCTGGCACGCTACTACTATACCGGTATTCCGGGCTCTGCCGTCAACCAGGACCTGGCGCAGGCTCGGCAGCTCTACTTCCAGGCTGCCTCCGTATTTGGCAATCCCGATGCGCAGTTTCATCTGGCCGAAATGATCCTGAACGGTGAGGGGGGCGCCAAGAATGTCCGCCTTGCCAAGAAATGGCTCAATCTTTCGCGCAAGAACGGCAATGTCGGCGCCATGGCGGTTTTCGGAGATCTCATCTTCAATGAGGGGCAGGCGGTTCTCGGCCTGGCCTATCTGACGATGGCGGCCGATCATTGCCCACCGAGCGATTGCGCCTGGATCCGCGATCTGCAGGAGAAGTCATTCTCCGTGGTCGATGAGACAGATCGGCGGGGTGCCGTCGCACTGGCCCAGAACATGAGCACACCGCCGTCGCCCTGA